One Setaria viridis chromosome 7, Setaria_viridis_v4.0, whole genome shotgun sequence genomic region harbors:
- the LOC117862444 gene encoding glycine cleavage system H protein, mitochondrial: MALRLWASSAAKALKLSGARAVAPAFSISRFFSTVHDGLKYTHSHEWVKHHEDGVVTVGITDHAQSHLGEVVFVELPEAGAQVSAGGSFGNVESVKATSDVNSPISGEVVEVNSKLSETPGLINSSPYEDGWMIKVKPSSPGEADGLLDAAKYTKHCEEEDAH; this comes from the exons ATGGCTCTGAGGCTGTGGGCTAGCTCAGCCGCCAAGGCGCTCAAGCTCTCCGGAGCCAGGGCTGTCGCCCCGGCCTTCTCCATCTCCAGATTCTTCTCCACAG TTCATGATGGGTTGAAGTACACTCACTCTCATGAATGGGTCAAGCACCATGAGGACGGCGTCGTCACGGTTGGCATCACGGACCATGCTCAG AGCCACCTTGGAGAGGTGGTGTTCGTGGAGCTGCCGGAAGCCGGCGCCCAGGTCTCGGCAGGAGGATCCTTCGGCAACGTGGAGAGTGTGAAGGCCACCAGCGACGTCAACTCCCCAATCTCCGGCGAGGTCGTCGAGGTCAACTCCAAGCTCTCGGAGACGCCCGGCCTG ATCAACTCGAGCCCGTACGAGGACGGGTGGATGATTAAGGTGAAGCCGAGCAGCCCTGGGGAGGCGGACGGCCTGCTGGACGCCGCCAAGTACACCAAGCACTGCGAGGAGGAAGACGCTCACTAG
- the LOC117862843 gene encoding 3'(2'),5'-bisphosphate nucleotidase gives MAARAGLVLPHALLASSRALTSCRARARLPNPPPTFPTTYHRGASSSSASPPRLRSRSHRASPRVLPVRSMASGNPYAAELAAAKKAVTLAARLCKTVQQDIVHSGIQSKADKSPVTVADYGSQILVSLALTMEVSGPFSLVAEEDSEELRKDGAEEILEEITDLVNETIVDDGSYNISFSKEGILSAIDDGKSEGGSSGRHWVLDPIDGTKGFLRGDQYAIALALLDEGKIVLGVLACPNLPLSSISNPNGSSSGNQVGALFSATIGCGAEVESLDGSPPQKIGVCSIDNPVNASFFESYESAHSMHDLTSSIAEKLGVLAPPVRIDSQAKYGALARGDGAIYLRFPHKGYREKIWDHAAGSIVVTEAGGIVTDAAGNDLDFSQGRFLDLDTGIIATNKQLMPSLLKAVQDAIKEKNQAASLL, from the exons ATGGCTGCGCGCGCGGGCCTGGTCCTCCCGCAcgcgctcctcgcctcctcccgaGCTCTCACCTCGTGCCGTGCCCGTGCTCGCCTCCCCAATCCTCCTCCCACCTTCCCTACTACCTACCAccgcggcgcctcctcctcctccgcctcgccgccgcgcctccgctcCCGCTCCCACCGCGCGTCGCCGCGTGTCCTGCCGGTCCGCTCCATGGCGTCTGGGAACCCCTacgccgccgagctcgccgcggcAAAGAAGGCCGtcaccctcgccgcccgcctctGCAAG ACAGTGCAACAGGACATTGTGCATTCGGGTATTCAGTCTAAGGCAGACAAAAGTCCTGTCACCGTGGCCGATTATG GGTCTCAAATATTGGTCAGTCTTGCCTTGACGATGGAAGTATCTGGCCCATTTTCATTGGTGGCTGAGGAG GACTCGGAAGAATTGAGAAAAGATGGTGCTGAAGAAATTTTGGAAGAAATTACTGATCTTGTGAATGAAACCATCGTTGATGATGGTTCATATAACATTTCATTTTCAAAGGAAGGTATCCTCTCAGCGATTGATGATGGCAAGTCTGAGGGAGGATCATCTGGACGACATTGGGTCCTAGATCCAATCGatggtactaaagg TTTCTTAAGGGGTGACCAATATGCAATTGCACTGGCCCTGCTTGATGAAGGTAAAATTGTTTTGGGTGTATTGGCTTGTCCAAATCTTCCTTTGTCATCAATAAGCAACCCCAATGGTAGCTCTTCGGGCAATCAAGTTGGTGCCCTTTTTTCTGCTACAATTGGTTGTGGAGCTGAAGTAGAGTCTCTAGATGGTTCTCCGCCACAAAAg ATTGGTGTTTGCTCTATTGACAATCCAGTCAATGCCTCATTCTTCGAATCCTATGAAAGTGCACACTCCATGCATGATTTGACTAGCTCTATTGCAGAG AAACTTGGTGTCCTAGCTCCTCCAGTTAGAATCGACAGCCAAGCAAAATATGGTGCTCTGGCCCGAGGCGATGGTGCCATTTACTTGCGTTTTCCACACAAAGGTTATAGAGAGAAGATATGGGACCATGCGGCTGGTTCAATTGTCGTGACAG AAGCTGGAGGTATAGTAACAGATGCGGCTGGAAACGACTTGGATTTCTCCCAAGGGAGATTTCTTGATCTTGACACAGGCATCATCGCAACGAACAAGCAGTTGATGCCATCACTCCTGAAGGCCGTCCAAGATGCTATTAAGGAGAAGAACCAGGCTGCTTCCCTCTTGTAG
- the LOC117862844 gene encoding 3'(2'),5'-bisphosphate nucleotidase, translated as MSQHPEAAANPYAAELAAAKKAVALASRLCRRVQQGILQSDIQSKADRTPVTVADYGSQVLVSLVLKKELPSHSFSMVAEEDSEDLRKDDAQEILEHITSLVNETIANDDSYNMSLSKEDVLAALDGGKSEGGPSGRHWILDPIDGTKGFIRGDQYAVALGLLDEGKVVLGVLGCPNLPLKSTNKHNGSSSGDQVGSLFFATIGCGAEVEALEGSEPQKITICSISNPVDASFFESLEHSKRDLTSTIGEKLGVQAPPVRMDSQAKYGALAQGDGAIYLRFSQKGYIETVWDHAAGSIIVTEAGGMVKDASGNDLDFSKGRYLDRDRGIIATNRYLMPMVLKAVQEAIKEEQ; from the exons ATGTCGCAGCATCCGGAGGCCGCCGCCAACCCGTacgccgccgagctcgccgccgccaagaAGGCCGTCGCCCTCGCCTCCCGCCTCTGCCGG AGAGTGCAGCAGGGAATCTTGCAGTCTGACATTCAATCGAAGGCAGACAGGACTCCTGTGACAGTTGCGGATTATG GATCACAAGTATTGGTAAGTCTGGTCCTGAAGAAAGAATTACCTTCTCACTCCTTTTCAATGGTAGCTGAAGAG GATTCAGAAGACTTGAGAAAAGATGATGCCCAAGAAATTCTAGAACACATTACTAGCCTTGTAAATGAAACCATTGCAAATGATGATTCATATAACATGTCGTTATCTAAGGAAGATGTGCTTGCTGCACTTGATGGTGGAAAATCTGAGGGAGGCCCATCTGGGCGGCATTGGATATTGGACCCAATAGATGGCACTAAAGG TTTCATAAGGGGGGACCAGTATGCAGTTGCACTTGGATTACTTGATGAGGGCAAAGTTGTTTTGGGTGTGTTGGGATGTCCAAATCTTCCATTAAAATCAACAAACAAGCACAATGGCAGTTCTTCTGGGGATCAAGTCGGTTCCCTCTTTTTTGCTACAATTGGTTGTGGGGCTGAAGTCGAGGCCTTAGAGGGATCTGAGCCACAAAAG ATTACTATCTGCTCTATCAGCAATCCAGTCGACGCCTCATTCTTTGAATCCTTAGAACACTCCAAGCGTGATTTAACTAGCACCATTGGGGAG AAACTTGGTGTCCAAGCTCCTCCTGTTAGAATGGATAGCCAAGCAAAATATGGTGCTCTGGCCCAAGGTGATGGTGCCATTTACTTGCGTTTTTCACAGAAAGGTTACATAGAAACAGTTTGGGATCATGCAGCTGGATCAATTATTGTCACAG AAGCTGGTGGCATGGTAAAAGATGCCTCAGGAAATGATTTGGATTTTTCCAAAGGTAGATACCTTGATCGTGACAGAGGCATTATTGCAACAAATAGATATTTAATGCCAATGGTTCTGAAAGCAGTTCAAGAGGCTATCAAGGAGGAACAGTAG
- the LOC117862841 gene encoding 2-oxoisovalerate dehydrogenase subunit alpha 2, mitochondrial isoform X1, translated as MAAMWLARRAARRLPPLLSRHGGEPTRPWFLGSTAPPPVLGSPPLPAVERIFRRGFCSVRRFAGESSAAAAAAADEEEPENGFAGGDQAIDFPGGKVSFMAEMNFLPESHGERIKCYRVLDDDGKTISGSRFQEVSKEVALKMYSEMVTLQIMDNIFYEAQRQGRISFYLTSNGEEAINIASAAALSIDDIVLPQYREPGVLMWRGFTLQEFANQCFGNNMDYGKGRQMPIHYGSNRLNYFTVSSPIATQLPHAVGAAYSLKMDKKDACAITYFGDGGTSEGDFHAALNFAAVMEAPVIFFCRNNGWAISTPTTEQFRSDGVVIRGQAYGIRGIRVDGNDALAVYSAVHAAREMAIAEGRPILVEALTYRVGHHSTSDDSTKYRPVDEIEHWRTARDPISRYRKWVQGNDWWSDAEESELRSRVRKELLQAIQVAERMQKPPVAELFTDVYDQVPSNLREQEQLLRDTIMKHPADYPTDVPV; from the exons ATGGCGGCGATGTGGCTGGCGCGCCGCGCAGCGAGGAGGCTCCCGCCGCTTCTTTCGCGCCACGGCGGCGAACCCACCCGCCCATGGTTCTTGGGCTcaacagcgccgccgccggttctTGGTTCACCACCGCTACCGGCGGTGGAGAGAATCTTTCGCCGGGGCTTCTGCTCCGTCCGGCGCTTCGCCGGGgagagcagcgccgccgccgccgccgccgcggacgaggaggagccagagaacgggttcgCCGGCGGCGATCAG GCGATTGACTTTCCTGGAGGGAAGGTTTCATTTATGGCTGAAATGAACTTCCTTCCGGAGTCACACGGGGAAAGGATCAAATGTTATCGTGTTCTTGATGACGACGGAAAAACTATATCTGGTAGTAGATTCCAAGAG GTCAGTAAGGAGGTGGCCCTGAAAATGTACAGTGAGATGGTCACCCTCCAGATCATGGACAACATCTTCTATGAAGCGCAGAGGCAGGGTAGAATCTCCTTTTATCTCACTTCCAATGGCGAGGAAGCAATCAACATAGCATCTGCTGCTGCGCTTAGTATTGACGACATTGTGCTACCTCAG TACAGGGAACCTGGTGTTCTTATGTGGCGTGGTTTCACACTGCAAGAGTTTGCAAACCAATGCTTTGGGAACAATATGGATTATGGTAAAGGGAGGCAAATGCCGATTCACTATGGATCAAACCGCCTTAACTATTTCACGGTCTCATCGCCTATTGC AACACAGCTCCCTCATGCTGTTGGAGCTGCCTACTCTCTGAAGATGGACAAAAAGGACGCATGTGCTATAACATACTTCGGAGATGGCGGCACAAGTGAG GGAGACTTCCATGCAGCTCTCAACTTTGCAGCTGTTATGGAAGCACCGGTGATCTTCTTCTGCCGCAACAATGGATGGGCAATCAGCACCCCAACTACTGAACAATTCAGAA GTGATGGAGTGGTTATCCGTGGCCAGGCTTATGGGATCCGTGGTATCAGAGTAGATGGCAATGATGCTCTTGCCGTTTACAGTGCAGTCCATGCTGCCCGAGAAATGGCTATAGCTGAAGGGAGACCGATTTTAGTTGAG GCCCTGACTTACAGAGTTGGCCATCACTCGACATCTGATGATTCAACCAAGTACAGGCCAGTTGATGAGATCGAGCATTGGCGAACAGCAAGGGATCCAATTTCCAGGTACAGAAAATGGGTTCAGGGGAACGACTGGTGGTCTGATGCTGAAGAATCTGAACTAAGGAGCAGAGTGAGGAAAGAG CTTCTTCAAGCCATTCAGGTTGCAGAAAGAATGCAAAAACCACCAGTTGCTGAGCTCTTCACTGATGTTTATGATCAGGTTCCTTCCAACCTGCGTGAACAAGAGCAATTACTGCGGGATACAATCATGAAGCACCCTGCAGATTACCCAACTGATGTACCTGTTTAG
- the LOC117862841 gene encoding 2-oxoisovalerate dehydrogenase subunit alpha 2, mitochondrial isoform X2, which yields MAEMNFLPESHGERIKCYRVLDDDGKTISGSRFQEVSKEVALKMYSEMVTLQIMDNIFYEAQRQGRISFYLTSNGEEAINIASAAALSIDDIVLPQYREPGVLMWRGFTLQEFANQCFGNNMDYGKGRQMPIHYGSNRLNYFTVSSPIATQLPHAVGAAYSLKMDKKDACAITYFGDGGTSEGDFHAALNFAAVMEAPVIFFCRNNGWAISTPTTEQFRSDGVVIRGQAYGIRGIRVDGNDALAVYSAVHAAREMAIAEGRPILVEALTYRVGHHSTSDDSTKYRPVDEIEHWRTARDPISRYRKWVQGNDWWSDAEESELRSRVRKELLQAIQVAERMQKPPVAELFTDVYDQVPSNLREQEQLLRDTIMKHPADYPTDVPV from the exons ATGGCTGAAATGAACTTCCTTCCGGAGTCACACGGGGAAAGGATCAAATGTTATCGTGTTCTTGATGACGACGGAAAAACTATATCTGGTAGTAGATTCCAAGAG GTCAGTAAGGAGGTGGCCCTGAAAATGTACAGTGAGATGGTCACCCTCCAGATCATGGACAACATCTTCTATGAAGCGCAGAGGCAGGGTAGAATCTCCTTTTATCTCACTTCCAATGGCGAGGAAGCAATCAACATAGCATCTGCTGCTGCGCTTAGTATTGACGACATTGTGCTACCTCAG TACAGGGAACCTGGTGTTCTTATGTGGCGTGGTTTCACACTGCAAGAGTTTGCAAACCAATGCTTTGGGAACAATATGGATTATGGTAAAGGGAGGCAAATGCCGATTCACTATGGATCAAACCGCCTTAACTATTTCACGGTCTCATCGCCTATTGC AACACAGCTCCCTCATGCTGTTGGAGCTGCCTACTCTCTGAAGATGGACAAAAAGGACGCATGTGCTATAACATACTTCGGAGATGGCGGCACAAGTGAG GGAGACTTCCATGCAGCTCTCAACTTTGCAGCTGTTATGGAAGCACCGGTGATCTTCTTCTGCCGCAACAATGGATGGGCAATCAGCACCCCAACTACTGAACAATTCAGAA GTGATGGAGTGGTTATCCGTGGCCAGGCTTATGGGATCCGTGGTATCAGAGTAGATGGCAATGATGCTCTTGCCGTTTACAGTGCAGTCCATGCTGCCCGAGAAATGGCTATAGCTGAAGGGAGACCGATTTTAGTTGAG GCCCTGACTTACAGAGTTGGCCATCACTCGACATCTGATGATTCAACCAAGTACAGGCCAGTTGATGAGATCGAGCATTGGCGAACAGCAAGGGATCCAATTTCCAGGTACAGAAAATGGGTTCAGGGGAACGACTGGTGGTCTGATGCTGAAGAATCTGAACTAAGGAGCAGAGTGAGGAAAGAG CTTCTTCAAGCCATTCAGGTTGCAGAAAGAATGCAAAAACCACCAGTTGCTGAGCTCTTCACTGATGTTTATGATCAGGTTCCTTCCAACCTGCGTGAACAAGAGCAATTACTGCGGGATACAATCATGAAGCACCCTGCAGATTACCCAACTGATGTACCTGTTTAG
- the LOC117865549 gene encoding uncharacterized protein, with product MSSEELRTSFADLVVGSPNQTAGQNNSSGVSSSEEGLQVTCFTEDLHDVTLHFQIVRLSKQIYVWVGCNTAKFGHLYAAATTRPDNRVSVTSVLGGTSDNTGSGMARRLVLKTGLNIVLACNIPKDSPMLEAAAERKLVEKLKGLGYMRPVAGEATTSTAH from the exons ATGTCTTCCGAGGAGCTGAGGACAAGCTTTGCAGATTTGGTAGTGGGTTCGCCAAACCAGACAGCGGGCCAAAATAATTCTTCAGGTGTTTCATCGTCCGAGGAGGGCCTGCAAGTCACTTGTTTCACGGAGGACCTTCATGATGTCACACTTCATTTTCAGATAGTTAGGCTCTCGAAACAG ATCTATGTGTGGGTTGGATGCAACACGGCAAAATTTGGCCATTTGTATGCTGCTGCAACCACTAGGCCG GACAACAGAGTGAGCGTCACCTCTGTACTAGGAGGAACTTCTGACAACACCGGATCAGGCATGGCCCGTCGTCTAG TGCTGAAGACCGGTCTGAACATAGTCCTTGCATGCAACATCCCAAAAGACAGCCCCATGCTCGAG GCTGCTGCGGAGAGGAAGCTGGTAGAGAAGCTGAAAGGTTTGGGCTACATGAGACCCGTAGCTGGGGAGGCTACTACTTCCACTGCACACTGA
- the LOC117862822 gene encoding putrescine hydroxycinnamoyltransferase 1, which produces MIQRFSSLTECSCVALYKSARRRVSPVRACVREIPSSIGPLVSSQGRATGKMVVMRSDVQVVESSLVTPSEATPRQQLWLSPLDVLLVNRGHTPAVYFYHPAADAAAAKDFFDVARLKESLARALVEFYPLAGRLTVDAGGRFVIDCNAEGALLAVARSDLTVADFADVVPSPELKDLFVPRVDPPSSVMLAVQVTFLGCGGVAFGTALHHAVADATSAFRFFHAWAALCRGGGAMVEMEMEPPCHDRTLLRARSPPFVNPDAFAVFCPKLTLTQRSGPVASKVFDISKDHVAALKQACGGVSTFCALSAHVWRCVCVARGLPADATTRLTLPANVRRRIKPPVPDSYFGNALIWVGTSGVVRDVTSEALADTAGRIRGAVRRMDDDVVRSAIDYFELAENNGKPIPGDMPETELRVISWLGMPVYDADYGWGKPQMMVRAESERSGFVYLINDGAGVQVVVCAEAASLKEFEKLLYANMWP; this is translated from the coding sequence ATGATTCAACGGTTCTCAAGTCTCACGGAATGCTCATGTGTCGCCCTATATAAGAGCGCGAGGCGACGTGTGTCCCCTGTCCGTGCGTGTGTGAGAGAGATACCTAGCAGCATAGGGCCATTAGTTAGCAGCCAAGGTAGAGCGACAGGAAAGATGGTGGTGATGCGTTCCGACGTGCAGGTGGTGGAGAGCAGCCTCGTAACCCCGAGCGAGGCCACGCCGAGGCAGCAGCTCTGGCTCTCCCCCCTCGACGTCCTGCTGGTCAACAGGGGCCACACCCCGGCCGTCTACTTCTACCACCCCGCCGCCGATGCAGCGGCGGCGAAGGACTTCTTCGACGTAGCGCGGCTCAAGGAGTCCTTGGCCAGGGCCTTGGTGGAGTTCTACCCGCTCGCCGGTCGCCTCAccgtcgacgccggcggccggttCGTCATCGACTGCAACGCCGAGGgcgcgctcctcgccgtcgcccgctCCGACCTCACCGTCGCCGACTTCGCCGACGTCGTCCCGTCGCCGGAGCTCAAGGACCTCTTCGTCCCCCGCGTCGACCCGCCGTCGTCCGTCATGCTCGCCGTGCAGGTCACCTTCCTCGGGTGCGGCGGGGTGGCCTTCGGGACCGCGCTGcaccacgccgtcgccgacgccaccaGCGCGTTCCGCTTCTTCCACGCGTGGGCCGCATTgtgcagaggcggcggcgccatggtggagatggagatggagcccCCCTGCCACGACCGTACCCTCCTCCGTGCGCGGTCGCCGCCGTTCGTGAACCCGGACGCCTTCGCCGTGTTCTGCCCGAAGCTAACCCTGACCCAGCGTTCGGGACCCGTCGCCAGCAAGGTCTTCGACATCTCCAAGGACCATGTCGCCGCCCTTAAGCAGGCCTGCGGCGGCGTCAGCACCTTTTGCGCGCTGAGCGCCCACGTGTGGCGGTGCGTGTGCGTCGCGAGGGGCCTGCCGGCGGACGCCACCACACGCCTCACCCTCCCGGCCAACGTCCGCCGCCGGATCAAGCCACCGGTTCCCGACAGTTACTTCGGAAACGCGCTCATCTGGGTGGGGACGTCCGGCGTCGTGCGCGACGTCACCTCGGAGGCGCTGGCCGACACCGCCGGCCGGATCAGGGGCGCCGTCCGCCGGATGGACGACGACGTGGTGCGCTCGGCCATCGACTACTTCGAGCTGGCGGAGAACAACGGGAAGCCCATCCCCGGTGACATGCCGGAGACGGAGCTGAGGGTGATCAGCTGGCTCGGCATGCCGGTGTACGACGCGGACTACGGGTGGGGGAAGCCGCAGATGATGGTGCGCGCCGAGTCGGAGCGCTCGGGGTTCGTGTACCTCATCAacgacggcgccggcgtgcAGGTGGTGGTGTGCGCGGAGGCCGCGAGCCTCAAGGAGTTCGAGAAGCTGCTGTATGCGAACATGTGGCCATGA
- the LOC117864143 gene encoding histone deacetylase 10, chloroplastic: MARYDAHALDPLAGLQFTTGTFHMLASSIKQLAKELCGGRCIFFLEGGYNLQTLSSSVANTFRAFLDEPSLAAQLDDPAMLYEEPTRKIKEAIAKAKGIHSL; the protein is encoded by the coding sequence GTACGACGCGCATGCACTGGACCCCCTGGCCGGCCTGCAGTTCACCACGGGCACGTTCCACATGCTGGCATCGAGCATCAAGCAGCTGGCAAAGGAGCTCtgcggcggccgctgcatcTTCTTCCTGGAGGGAGGGTACAACCTGCAGACGCTGTCCAGCTCCGTCGCAAACACGTTCCGTGCGTTCCTCGACGAACCCAGCCTCGCGGCGCAGTTGGACGACCCGGCGATGCTTTACGAAGAGCCGACTCGGAAGATCAAAGAGGCGATTGCGAAGGCCAAGGGCATCCATTCGCTTTGA